The following are encoded together in the Triticum dicoccoides isolate Atlit2015 ecotype Zavitan chromosome 6B, WEW_v2.0, whole genome shotgun sequence genome:
- the LOC119324472 gene encoding uncharacterized protein At3g17950-like: MDNDAGMIPSSPSAETSSSSSDIDTESTCSFFRDRSTTLGTLMGVSLADGEDRPPETQQAADEQERPRAPAPGEEGWTWRRRWRPRRGASWWRLCRDDVGGTTSLAHFLHMERQLSGDGGEVTVPLFENGRVLPSSSATAVVEDQKAKWKLRRSAQGSLSLARLPVLLTGICSGGA; this comes from the exons ATGGACAACGACGCCGGCATGATCCCCTCCTCGCCCTCCGCCGAGACGTCGTCCTCTTCCTCCGACATCGACACCGAG TCCACATGCTCCTTCTTCCGGGACCGGAGCACGACGCTGGGGACGCTCATGGGCGTGTCCCTGGCCGACGGGGAGGACCGGCCTCCGGAGACGCAGCAGGCGGCGGACGAGCAGGAGAGgccccgcgcgccggcgccggGGGAGGAGGGCTGGACGTGGCGCCGGAGGTGGAGGCCGCGTCGCGGCGCCAGCTGGTGGCGGCTGTGCAGGGACGACGTCGGCGGCACGACGTCGCTGGCCCACTTCCTGCACATGGAGAGGCAgctctccggcgacggcggggagGTGACGGTGCCGCTGTTCGAGAACGGGAGGGTGCTGCCGTCGTCGTCTGCGACCGCGGTCGTGGAGGATCAGAAGGCCAAGTGGAAGCTGCGGAGGTCCGCCCAGGGGTCGTTGTCGCTGGCGAGGCTACCGGTGCTGCTCACCGGCATCTGCAGCGGCGGAGCTTGA
- the LOC119321833 gene encoding probable calcium-binding protein CML20 produces the protein MGQAVSAASSPFRRKSQPPPVPQATAPPAAKDHDTELVRIFRRYDTDGDGRISAAEIREIWGCTDAEAQEMVAQADSDGDGLISIEELGALLKGGGSEDLPAAFAKFDENGDGVITPDELRRAFLQPLLGREKHTLEECTRMVAAFDQDGDGVLSFDEFKTMMAPKSA, from the coding sequence ATGGGTCAAGCTGTCTCCGCCGCTTCTTCCCCCTTCCGCCGCAAATCGCAGCCGCCGCCGGTTCCTCAGGCTACCGCCCCTCCAGCAGCAAAGGACCACGACACGGAGCTCGTCCGCATCTTCCGCCGCTACGACACCGACGGGGACGGCCGCATCTCGGCCGCGGAGATACGCGAGATTTGGGGCTGCACGGACGCGGAGGCGCAGGAGATGGTCGCCCAGGCGGACAGCGACGGGGACGGGTTGATCAGCATCGAGGAGCTCGGGGCGCTGCTGAAGGGCGGGGGCTCGGAGGACTTGCCGGCGGCGTTCGCCAAGTTTGACGAGAACGGCGACGGGGTGATCACCCCCGATGAGCTGCGCCGAGCGTTTCTCCAGCCGCTGCTCGGCCGGGAGAAGCACACGCTGGAGGAGTGCACCAGGATGGTCGCCGCGTTTGACCAAGACGGCGACGGCGTCCTCTCCTTCGACGAGTTCAAGACCATGATGGCGCCCAAGAGTGCGTGA